One Acinetobacter colistiniresistens DNA segment encodes these proteins:
- a CDS encoding TetR/AcrR family transcriptional regulator codes for MAMMENKVGRPSKAHERSYEILQAAVSVVAKEGLEGITFAKVAEASGMQRTLVHHYFSSRADLINAFIEHYIGEMGTEIIHRFSGKPLSDRIIMLFTPEVYRTQDDLIVWLELVAQSARNPLIKQMLHDLWTQHWLPDFESQLAQEYPKATQDAISSTAYVLACLFEAYWGFSVQGVSDTQKQKQMEQTVLMLLNRLM; via the coding sequence ATGGCGATGATGGAAAACAAGGTAGGAAGACCGAGTAAGGCGCATGAAAGGTCATATGAAATTCTTCAAGCTGCTGTCTCAGTAGTTGCAAAGGAAGGATTAGAAGGTATTACCTTTGCCAAAGTAGCGGAAGCTTCAGGCATGCAACGTACGCTAGTTCATCATTATTTTTCTTCACGTGCAGATTTAATCAATGCTTTCATAGAGCATTACATTGGCGAAATGGGGACTGAAATTATTCATCGTTTCAGTGGAAAACCATTGAGTGATAGAATTATCATGTTATTCACGCCCGAAGTTTATCGGACTCAGGATGATTTGATTGTTTGGCTAGAACTGGTTGCGCAAAGTGCCAGAAATCCCTTGATCAAGCAAATGTTGCATGATCTTTGGACACAGCATTGGCTACCTGATTTTGAAAGTCAGTTGGCACAGGAGTATCCCAAGGCAACTCAAGATGCGATTAGTTCGACAGCATATGTTCTTGCTTGTTTATTTGAAGCATATTGGGGATTCAGTGTTCAAGGTGTTTCGGATACACAAAAACAAAAGCAAATGGAACAAACAGTATTAATGCTGTTGAATCGCTTGATGTAA